The nucleotide sequence GGTCTCGACGTGGTCCGGGTTGGACGGGTCGCCCAGCGGCTTGGTGGCCGTCAGGCGCAGGACGTAGCGGCCGTCGGGCACGGGGACCCGGCGGTCGGTGCCGGACCCGCGCGGCCGGGTGCCGTCCCAGGTGTAGGCGTTGAACGCGGTCGCCGTGCTGCTCCGGCCGACGAAGTCCTCGGAGAAGACGGTGTTCCACCGGCCGTACGGGCGGCCGGCCGTGCCGTCGGCCTTGGCGTGGAACAGCTGCAGCGACACGTTCTGCGGCGCGTGCTCCAGGTGCGCGAGGACCACCGGGTAGTCGCCCTCGGTCATCGAGAACGTCGCACCCTCGGGCAGCAGATCGTACACGCCACCCATGGTGCAGTTGACGCCGATGTAGCGGCCGCAGGCCGTGACGTCGCCCAGGGACGGCAGCCCGGCCCCGGCCGGCGTCAGGATCGGCAGCTGCTGGTAGTCGCCGGCGAAACCGGCGAACGGCACCCGCAGCGGCTGACCGTCGGCGGGCGTCAGGACGACCCAGCCGCCGTACTGCCCGAGCGCGGGCTCGGCCGGCGCGGTCACCGTCACGTCGACGGTCGCCGACCCGCCCGCGGGCACCGTCACCGACGGCGCCGAGAACGCCACCGTCGCGCCGCCCTCGAAGAACTGCGGGTTGTTCGGCGCGCCCGCGGTGCTGATGCCGTCGGTGTGCGACAGCTCGTACGTCACCGGCGCGTCGGCGTCGTTGGTGAGGGTCAGCGTCCGGGTCGACGGGCCGGCCTCGCTCTCGCCGAGCGACAGCTTGCCCGGCGTCACCGCCGTCGACGCCAGGATCGCGTCGTCGATGTCGAGCATGCCCGCGCCCTGCCGGTGCGCCGGCTCGACGTACCCGGCGTCGGGGATCAGCGACCAGTCGGCCGGGTCGGCGCTGTTCTGCAGCAGGTCGCGAACCTGCGCCGGAGTGAGCGACGGGTGCGCCTGCAGCAGCAGGGCGACCGCGCCGGCCACGTGCGGCGACGACATCGAGGTGCCGGAGACGACGGCGTACCCGTCGTCCTCGAGCGGGTAGGTCGAGCGGATCAGCCCGCCCGGTGCGCCGAGATCGGGCTTCAGCGACAGGTCCGACGCCATGCCGTAGGAGCTGAACGACGAGATCAGCCCGGCCGTCGTGTTCTCGATGGTGGTCGTCTCGTCGGTCCAGGTCAGCGTCGTCGTGCCGGCCGCGATGCGGTTGTTCAGCTCGACGCCGTCACCCTGCGAGAGCGCGACGACGGGGATGGTGATCGGCGGGTCGGCCGGCGACGGCGGGGCCACCGTCGGCGCGAGCGCGCCGGGCACGTTGTTGTAGAGGATGACGGCGGACGCGCCGGCCTGCTGCGCGTTGCGGGCCTTCTCGTAGAACGGGCAGGTCCCGCGCTCGATCAGCGCGACGGTGCCGCTCAGGTCGGGCAGCGGCCCGGCCGCGGTGCACGCGTCCTGGGTCGCGTCGGGTGTGCCGGTGCGCGACAGCGGCAGGTCGCCTGACGTCGGTGCGCTCGGCGCGCCGGTCGCCTCGGCGTAGCCGAACTCGCGGCCGTCCGGGGTGACGGTGAACATCCGCGCGTCGTACTCGAGGTTGTCGAACGACGCGACGCCGATGACCTTGTCCCCGACGCCGGGGGCGCCGGCCGACCAGGTGCCGGCGGCGCCGTTGTTGCCGATCGAGGCGACCACGACGACGCCGTCGTCGACGAGCGCGTCGCTGGCCGTGGCCGTCGGGTACTCCGGCCAGGTGACGAAGCCGGCGCCGAGGCTCATGTTGACGACGTCCATGTCGTCGGCGTGCGCCTGCTCCAGCGCGGCGAGGATGATGTCCGACGTCGTCGAGCCCGCGCAGCCGAACACGCGGTAGGCGCCGAACTCGACGTCAGGCGCCACACCGAGCACGCCGCCGGCCGCGCTGTCGCCGTCCGCTCCGACGATCCCGGCCACGTGACTGCCGTGTCCATAGCAGTCGTCCGGATTGTCGTCGGGGTGCGGCGTGGGCTGGTAGCCGGCCGAGCTGTCGTCGGCGTTGTAGTCGTCGCCGACGAAGTCGTACCCGGCCACGACCCGCTCGGTCGGGAACGCCGTCCCGCCGGGCGTGCCGCCGCCACCGAGGTCGGGGTGGTCGATGTCGATGCCGCTGTCGACGATGCCGACCTTGAGGCCGTCGCCGGTGAAGCCGAGCTCGCTCTGCGCGATGTCGGCGCCGGTCATGCCGAGCGCGGAGTCCATCGCGGGCTCAGACGTCGCCGGGTCGGGCGCGTCGATGGTCACGACGGGGTACACCGCGGCGACGTCGGCCGAGCCGGCCAGGCTGCTGATGTCGGTCTCGGACGCGGACACCGAGAAGCCGTTCCACAGCCGGTCGTAGGTGTAGCGGACGTCCAGGTCGGCGCCGAGCGCGTCTGCCTCCGCGAGCACGCGGTCCTGCTGGCGCCGGGCGGCCGCGCTGGTGCCGCCGTCGGCGACCGGCTTCGCGGTCAGCTCGACGAACCACGCACCGGTGGGCTCGTGGACCAGCTCGTCAGACGGCTCCGGCAGCCCGGCCAGCTCCGACAGCGTGCCCAGGTAGCCGTCCTCCGCCGCGGCGGTCGTCGCGGGTGCGGCGGAGCCCGCGGCGACGGTGCCGAGCGTCCCGGCGGCCAGGGCGACCGCGGCGGTGGCGGCGAGTCCGGCGCGCCGGGTCACGGCCCGCCTCCCCGGCGCTCTCGATGGTCGTGTCATCGGGGCTCCTCGTTCAGTCGTACGGCATGACAAGACCCCGCCGGTCAGACGGGGTAGACCCGTAACCTATGGCCGTTTTCGCCTCGATTGGAAGACTTGACGGCAAGTCGGCCGGGCGAGTCACCGTGAATCGGGAGAAATCACACCGGGATCGACCGGCTCATACCGGACGGATCTTGCCGCCCGCAACCTCTTGTCACCGCCCGCCCCGAGACGACAGGATGACCAGCACCTCAGCCCGCGCACGCCCCGGGAGGCCGTATGTGGACTCGCACGCTGCCCGCCGCCGGTCTCGCCGGAGCCGTGTTGACGATGTCCATGGCGCTGTCCGCGCCGGCGGCGCCTGACGACCTGCGCGGCCCGGTGCTGCGCGAACCCGAGGACCGCACGCAGGCGTCCTCGCTGACGCCGTCGGTCGACGCGCCCGGCGCCGGGGCGCTGCTGTCGCCGTTCTCCGTCACGACCGCCGACCTGCCCGGCAAGCCGCGCGACGACGTCATCGTCGACGTCCCGGTGAACCCGAACGACGCGTCGATCCCGATGAACCTGACGCCGTACCACGCGATCGCGCCGGCGCTGCGCGCGCTGCAGGAGAGCGACCGGGTCAGCGTCGAGATCATCGGCCAGTCCGCCGGCGGCCGCGACCTGCACCTCGTCGTCGTCACGTCGCCGATGACCGACGCCGAGTGGGCCGAGTGGCAGCGGCTGTCCGACCTGCGCACCGAGGACCCCGACGCCGCGCTCGCCGCGCTCGAGGCCGGCGAGTACGACGACTGGAAGTCGCCGCTGTTCGTCAACAACAACATCCACGGCAACGAGTGGGAGGGCACCGACGCGTCGCTGCAGGTGCTCGACGACCTCGCGTTCTCGGACGACCCCGAGACCGTGGAGCTGCTCGACCAGCACGTCGTCGCGATGGTCGTCACGAACAACCCCGACGGCCGCATCGCCGGCACTCGCGCCAACGGCAACGGGTTCGACATCAACCGCGACTACATCACCACCTCGCAGCCCGAGTCGCGCGCCGTCCGGTCCCAGCTGATCCGGTACGAG is from Jiangella alkaliphila and encodes:
- a CDS encoding S8 family serine peptidase yields the protein MTRRAGLAATAAVALAAGTLGTVAAGSAAPATTAAAEDGYLGTLSELAGLPEPSDELVHEPTGAWFVELTAKPVADGGTSAAARRQQDRVLAEADALGADLDVRYTYDRLWNGFSVSASETDISSLAGSADVAAVYPVVTIDAPDPATSEPAMDSALGMTGADIAQSELGFTGDGLKVGIVDSGIDIDHPDLGGGGTPGGTAFPTERVVAGYDFVGDDYNADDSSAGYQPTPHPDDNPDDCYGHGSHVAGIVGADGDSAAGGVLGVAPDVEFGAYRVFGCAGSTTSDIILAALEQAHADDMDVVNMSLGAGFVTWPEYPTATASDALVDDGVVVVASIGNNGAAGTWSAGAPGVGDKVIGVASFDNLEYDARMFTVTPDGREFGYAEATGAPSAPTSGDLPLSRTGTPDATQDACTAAGPLPDLSGTVALIERGTCPFYEKARNAQQAGASAVILYNNVPGALAPTVAPPSPADPPITIPVVALSQGDGVELNNRIAAGTTTLTWTDETTTIENTTAGLISSFSSYGMASDLSLKPDLGAPGGLIRSTYPLEDDGYAVVSGTSMSSPHVAGAVALLLQAHPSLTPAQVRDLLQNSADPADWSLIPDAGYVEPAHRQGAGMLDIDDAILASTAVTPGKLSLGESEAGPSTRTLTLTNDADAPVTYELSHTDGISTAGAPNNPQFFEGGATVAFSAPSVTVPAGGSATVDVTVTAPAEPALGQYGGWVVLTPADGQPLRVPFAGFAGDYQQLPILTPAGAGLPSLGDVTACGRYIGVNCTMGGVYDLLPEGATFSMTEGDYPVVLAHLEHAPQNVSLQLFHAKADGTAGRPYGRWNTVFSEDFVGRSSTATAFNAYTWDGTRPRGSGTDRRVPVPDGRYVLRLTATKPLGDPSNPDHVETWDSPVVVVDRN